A single genomic interval of Bradyrhizobium sp. AZCC 1693 harbors:
- a CDS encoding DNA-binding transcriptional regulator, producing the protein MAKTIAGRTPLGHSYSVAFHQVEFHRMPLKSDTVEAASRTLLLLEELNRHRVTSIDRLHRATGLPKSTVVRLMKSLCAMGYAANDRRQGGYAVASRVKSLSNGFHGDPLVVEAARPWALAFTRQYHWPIAIAVLDRSSVVVRFSTIPDSPVSPFHGTLNMHLSLLGRALGRAYLAFCPTSERSMLLDMLARSQESEDKLATERKRALTLLATIRKQGFAERDPMVEPRSSGTIALPIIVNQRVLATVGMTYFTSALDRADVVQRYVPLVKALADNIAASVSSLQQ; encoded by the coding sequence TTGGCGAAAACCATTGCAGGGAGGACGCCGCTCGGCCATAGCTATTCGGTCGCGTTCCACCAGGTGGAATTCCATCGTATGCCGCTTAAATCCGACACCGTCGAAGCCGCCTCCCGCACGCTCCTGCTGCTGGAGGAGCTCAATCGCCACCGCGTCACCTCGATCGATCGCCTGCACAGGGCGACCGGGCTGCCGAAATCGACCGTGGTGCGATTGATGAAGTCGCTATGCGCGATGGGCTACGCCGCCAACGACCGGCGGCAGGGCGGCTACGCGGTCGCCTCGCGGGTCAAATCGCTGAGCAACGGCTTTCACGGCGATCCGCTGGTGGTGGAGGCTGCGCGCCCATGGGCGCTCGCCTTCACGCGGCAATATCACTGGCCGATCGCCATCGCCGTCCTCGACAGGAGCTCTGTCGTGGTCCGCTTCAGCACCATTCCCGACAGCCCGGTCTCGCCGTTTCATGGCACCCTCAACATGCATCTCAGCCTGCTCGGGCGGGCGCTGGGGCGCGCCTACCTGGCCTTCTGTCCGACAAGCGAGCGGTCGATGCTGCTCGACATGCTGGCGCGGTCGCAGGAGAGCGAAGACAAACTCGCCACCGAGCGAAAGCGCGCGCTGACTTTGTTGGCCACGATCCGCAAGCAAGGCTTCGCCGAACGCGACCCGATGGTCGAGCCGCGCTCATCCGGCACGATCGCGCTTCCCATCATCGTCAACCAGCGCGTGCTCGCCACCGTCGGCATGACCTATTTCACGTCGGCGCTCGACCGCGCGGACGTCGTCCAGCGCTACGTCCCGCTTGTGAAAGCCTTGGCCGACAATATCGCCGCAAGCGTCTCTTCATTGCAGCAATAG
- a CDS encoding amidohydrolase family protein, whose product MSGLVISGGRVVDPASGMDATGDVAVVDGRISAVGTGLGGAERMIDATGLVVAPGFIDLHAHGQSIPADRMQAFDGVTTTLDLEAGVLPVASWYRRQAAKGRVLNYGAAANWAFARIGAMTGSNAESSLEAFGNAMRDRRWIDNVASDTEVAGILDRLAIGLNEGGIGIGILNAYAPGAGVQELTAVCQLAAAHDVATFTHVAYMSRIDPESAAEAYIRLIGYAGATGAHMHICHFNSSSKTDVERCAVLVAKAQAQGLPITVEAYPYGTGSTVLAAAFFSDPEFEARNGLGYDSVQRVTDGRRFRDRKELLAAQAEEPSTLVLWHILDTENNPHHRDLLDISVLYPGGAIASDAMPWTLSDGSAYTGDAWPLPDDATSHPRSAGCFTRFIREWVRERKKLSLLEGVRKCALIPAEILSRSTPAMRAKGRLQPGADADIVVFDFDALTDRATFSAMNRPSEGVRHLVVSGQPLISDGVMDVAARPGRPVRRPVAES is encoded by the coding sequence ATGAGCGGCTTGGTGATCAGCGGCGGCCGGGTGGTGGATCCGGCGAGCGGGATGGACGCTACTGGCGACGTGGCGGTGGTGGATGGCCGGATCTCCGCTGTCGGCACCGGGCTCGGCGGCGCCGAGCGAATGATCGATGCGACCGGGCTGGTGGTGGCGCCCGGCTTCATCGACCTGCACGCGCACGGCCAGTCGATCCCGGCCGACCGCATGCAGGCGTTCGACGGAGTGACGACGACGCTCGACCTCGAGGCGGGCGTATTGCCGGTCGCATCCTGGTATCGGCGCCAGGCCGCCAAGGGACGCGTGCTGAACTACGGCGCCGCCGCCAACTGGGCCTTCGCGCGCATCGGCGCGATGACCGGCTCCAACGCGGAAAGCTCGCTGGAGGCGTTCGGCAATGCCATGCGCGATCGCCGCTGGATCGACAACGTGGCCAGCGACACGGAGGTGGCCGGTATCCTCGACCGCCTCGCAATCGGACTTAACGAGGGCGGCATCGGTATCGGCATTCTCAACGCCTATGCCCCGGGCGCAGGCGTACAGGAGCTCACTGCGGTCTGCCAACTGGCGGCGGCGCATGATGTGGCGACCTTCACCCACGTCGCCTACATGTCCCGCATCGATCCGGAAAGCGCCGCCGAGGCCTATATCCGCCTGATCGGCTATGCCGGCGCTACCGGAGCCCACATGCACATCTGCCACTTCAACTCTTCCAGCAAGACGGACGTGGAGCGTTGCGCCGTGCTGGTGGCCAAGGCGCAGGCGCAGGGCCTGCCGATCACGGTGGAGGCCTATCCCTACGGCACCGGTTCGACGGTGCTGGCGGCGGCCTTCTTCAGCGATCCGGAGTTCGAGGCGCGCAATGGACTGGGCTACGATTCGGTGCAGCGCGTGACCGACGGGCGGCGCTTCCGCGACCGCAAGGAATTGCTGGCAGCGCAGGCGGAGGAGCCCTCCACGCTGGTGCTGTGGCATATCCTGGATACCGAGAACAATCCGCACCATCGTGACCTTCTGGACATATCGGTGCTGTATCCCGGCGGCGCGATCGCGTCCGACGCGATGCCCTGGACGCTGTCGGACGGCAGCGCTTACACCGGCGACGCCTGGCCGCTGCCTGATGACGCCACCTCGCATCCGCGTTCGGCGGGTTGCTTCACCCGTTTCATCCGCGAGTGGGTGCGTGAGCGCAAGAAGCTGTCGCTCCTGGAAGGCGTCCGCAAATGCGCCCTGATCCCGGCGGAGATCCTTTCGCGCAGCACGCCCGCGATGCGCGCCAAGGGAAGGCTGCAGCCAGGCGCGGATGCCGACATCGTCGTGTTCGATTTCGACGCGCTGACCGACCGGGCGACTTTCTCGGCGATGAACCGCCCGTCAGAGGGCGTGCGGCATCTGGTGGTCAGCGGCCAGCCGCTGATATCAGATGGCGTGATGGATGTGGCGGCGAGGCCGGGCCGGCCGGTGCGCCGGCCCGTTGCCGAGAGTTGA
- a CDS encoding TRAP transporter substrate-binding protein, with translation MAACVAALAAPALVVPALAQTKWNLPAAYPADNPHSVNLIAFAKDVGDATGGKLQITVHAAASLFKAPEIKRAVATGQAQAGEVLISLHENEDPMFGIDVIPFLATSYPAAKKLWLVSKPAVEKKLASQGLMLLFAVPWGPQGIYSKKDLNTVEDMKGLKWRAYNVGTARIAELVGAQPVTIQAAELPQALATGVVNAFMTSGSTGYDSKAWESMTHFYDTQAWIPKNVTFVNKAAFDALDKPTQEAILKAAVVAEERGWKLAEEKAKWYLEQLQANKMKVLPPPPALKTGLEKVGEQLTADWLKKAGPDGEAVIAAYRK, from the coding sequence ATGGCCGCCTGCGTCGCGGCGCTTGCCGCTCCCGCACTTGTTGTTCCAGCACTGGCGCAGACCAAATGGAATCTCCCGGCGGCCTATCCGGCGGACAATCCGCATTCGGTGAACCTGATCGCGTTCGCCAAGGACGTTGGCGACGCCACCGGCGGCAAGCTGCAGATCACCGTGCATGCCGCCGCATCCCTGTTCAAGGCGCCGGAAATCAAGCGCGCGGTCGCCACCGGACAGGCGCAGGCGGGTGAGGTTCTGATCTCGCTGCATGAGAACGAAGATCCGATGTTCGGCATCGATGTCATCCCGTTCCTGGCGACAAGCTATCCGGCAGCCAAGAAGCTGTGGCTCGTGTCCAAACCCGCCGTCGAAAAGAAGCTCGCATCGCAAGGCCTGATGCTCCTGTTCGCGGTGCCGTGGGGTCCGCAGGGCATTTATTCCAAGAAAGACCTTAACACCGTCGAGGATATGAAAGGCTTGAAGTGGCGCGCCTACAATGTCGGTACCGCGCGCATCGCCGAACTGGTCGGTGCGCAGCCTGTCACCATCCAGGCGGCGGAACTGCCGCAGGCGCTGGCTACCGGCGTTGTGAACGCGTTCATGACCTCGGGCTCGACCGGCTACGACAGCAAGGCCTGGGAAAGCATGACGCATTTCTATGATACGCAGGCCTGGATTCCGAAGAACGTGACCTTCGTGAACAAGGCGGCGTTCGACGCGCTCGACAAGCCGACCCAGGAAGCCATCCTCAAGGCGGCCGTGGTCGCCGAAGAACGCGGCTGGAAGCTCGCGGAAGAAAAGGCGAAGTGGTATCTCGAACAGCTTCAGGCCAACAAGATGAAGGTGCTGCCGCCGCCGCCGGCGCTGAAGACGGGCCTTGAGAAAGTCGGGGAGCAGTTGACGGCCGATTGGCTCAAGAAGGCCGGCCCCGATGGTGAAGCCGTGATCGCGGCCTATAGAAAGTAG
- a CDS encoding TRAP transporter small permease has translation MIRLFLDRIYLFSGYLAGLFLIAIFVLMMLLSGGRPLGINIPAGDDFISWCMAATAFLGLAHTFKHGEMIRVGLLIDRLNDNVRHYVEITALLVGVGFIGFFAWHASVMTWQSWKFSDISQGVIAVPLWIPQLGYSGGLVILFIAFVDELVHVLRGFAPRYELPKPQSAEEIVERAMQSGV, from the coding sequence ATGATCCGCCTGTTTCTTGATCGAATCTACCTTTTCTCCGGCTATCTCGCCGGACTTTTCCTCATTGCGATTTTTGTGCTGATGATGCTGCTGTCCGGCGGCCGGCCGCTCGGCATCAATATTCCGGCGGGCGATGATTTCATCTCCTGGTGCATGGCGGCAACCGCCTTCCTCGGGCTCGCGCACACGTTCAAACATGGCGAGATGATCCGCGTCGGCCTCTTGATCGACCGCCTCAACGACAATGTCCGCCACTATGTCGAGATAACAGCGCTCCTCGTCGGCGTCGGCTTCATCGGCTTCTTCGCGTGGCATGCATCGGTCATGACCTGGCAGTCATGGAAATTTTCCGACATTTCGCAAGGCGTCATCGCGGTGCCGCTGTGGATTCCGCAACTCGGCTACAGCGGCGGACTTGTGATTCTCTTCATCGCTTTTGTGGATGAGCTGGTCCACGTCCTGCGCGGCTTCGCGCCGCGTTACGAACTGCCGAAGCCGCAGAGCGCCGAGGAAATCGTCGAGCGCGCCATGCAGAGCGGGGTCTGA
- a CDS encoding CobW family GTP-binding protein, whose product MAVPILLVTGFLGAGKTTVVNHLLAHAQGRRIAAVVNDFGAVNIDAELIAGASDGVVSLSNGCICCSLEGDLLRTLAALLRRDPRPEFIVIETSGIADPSDIVRNLMDPLIWREAPLETVLCVVDATTTREALNDALLRSQLRAADVVALSKVDLVDTAGRAKLRDAVRAVRPAAVVVDALHGEVPAALLFPADLDRVPAPREVGPRRPAADRFETLSWTSERPVSLPRLQQAIGRLAPKLARAKGLFETVEQPGRLTVFQLAGGRATLAPGGALPAGAPRTRIVFIAEIGVLSIAEIDGIMEACIEAG is encoded by the coding sequence GTGGCGGTTCCGATCCTGCTGGTGACCGGCTTCCTCGGGGCGGGCAAGACCACGGTCGTGAACCATCTGCTGGCGCATGCGCAGGGGCGGCGGATCGCCGCCGTGGTTAACGATTTCGGCGCTGTTAACATCGATGCGGAGCTGATCGCGGGCGCCAGCGACGGGGTGGTCAGCCTGAGCAACGGCTGCATCTGTTGCTCGCTGGAAGGCGATCTGTTGCGCACGCTCGCCGCCCTGCTGCGGCGTGATCCGCGGCCGGAGTTCATCGTGATCGAAACCAGCGGGATCGCCGATCCCTCCGATATCGTGCGCAACCTGATGGATCCCCTGATCTGGCGGGAGGCGCCGCTGGAAACGGTGCTGTGCGTGGTGGACGCGACGACAACGAGAGAAGCGTTGAACGACGCGTTGCTGCGATCCCAACTGCGGGCGGCCGACGTGGTGGCGCTGAGCAAGGTGGACCTCGTGGACACGGCGGGTCGCGCAAAGTTGCGCGATGCCGTCCGGGCGGTGCGTCCGGCGGCGGTGGTGGTCGATGCGCTGCATGGCGAGGTCCCTGCAGCGCTGCTGTTTCCCGCGGATTTGGACCGCGTGCCGGCGCCGCGCGAGGTAGGGCCGCGACGGCCGGCGGCCGACCGGTTCGAGACGCTGAGCTGGACATCGGAACGGCCGGTGTCGCTCCCCCGGTTGCAGCAAGCGATCGGTCGGCTGGCGCCGAAGCTCGCGCGCGCGAAGGGGTTGTTCGAGACGGTGGAGCAGCCCGGGCGGTTGACGGTGTTTCAGCTCGCCGGCGGGCGCGCGACGTTGGCTCCGGGCGGGGCGCTGCCGGCCGGAGCGCCGCGGACACGGATCGTATTCATTGCCGAGATCGGGGTTCTCTCGATCGCCGAGATCGATGGGATCATGGAAGCGTGCATCGAAGCCGGGTGA
- a CDS encoding HpcH/HpaI aldolase family protein: protein MSGDVVRPHFSSFRRRFSARQHVVGSFIKTPTTHATEIFGALGYDFVVIDEEHAPIDRAVTDVMLLAARASNLAGIVRVSSDDPAKILSCLDCGATGVLVPHVATVEKARAIAAAARYRGGRRGYSGSARAGAYGATPMWSLVDEQDASVCAIAMIEDTEALDHIDAIAAVDGIHGFFIGRGDLTVALGAKSSADTSVKDAVIRIIAAAKKAAKPVCVMVASASEARDFAGLGASAFIISSDQGQMRRAAAQTLTDFKTLVQTTDGSHVSQL, encoded by the coding sequence GTGTCCGGAGACGTCGTCAGGCCGCATTTTTCGTCATTCCGCCGCCGCTTCTCCGCGCGGCAGCACGTCGTCGGCTCGTTCATCAAGACGCCCACCACACACGCGACCGAGATATTCGGCGCGCTCGGCTATGATTTCGTCGTGATCGATGAGGAGCACGCGCCGATCGATCGCGCAGTGACCGATGTCATGCTGTTGGCCGCGCGCGCCAGTAACCTCGCCGGCATAGTGCGGGTGTCGTCGGACGATCCGGCCAAGATCCTGTCGTGCCTCGACTGCGGCGCGACTGGCGTGCTGGTGCCCCATGTCGCAACCGTCGAGAAGGCGCGCGCGATTGCGGCGGCTGCGCGATACCGCGGCGGACGGCGCGGCTATTCCGGCTCGGCCCGCGCCGGCGCCTATGGCGCCACACCGATGTGGTCCCTGGTCGATGAACAGGATGCATCGGTTTGCGCGATCGCGATGATCGAGGACACGGAAGCGCTCGATCACATCGACGCCATCGCCGCCGTCGACGGAATCCACGGGTTCTTCATCGGCCGTGGTGATCTCACTGTCGCGCTTGGCGCCAAATCGTCGGCCGACACGTCCGTGAAGGATGCAGTTATCAGGATCATTGCGGCGGCGAAGAAAGCCGCCAAGCCGGTCTGCGTGATGGTCGCGAGCGCGTCGGAAGCCAGGGATTTCGCCGGCCTCGGCGCCAGCGCCTTCATCATCTCATCCGATCAGGGTCAGATGCGCCGGGCCGCGGCGCAAACCCTCACCGACTTCAAAACCCTCGTTCAAACCACGGATGGCTCGCATGTATCACAGCTCTGA
- a CDS encoding TRAP transporter large permease, which produces MELLSIAAILLGFLALLLGAGVWIAVALMATGWAGMQFAGGGIPAGSVLATTVWGNSASWSLAALPLFIWMGEILFRTRLSEEMFRGFAPWLNWLPGRLMHVNVLACGVFGSVSGSSAATCATVAKIALPELKKRGYDEDLSLGSLAGAGTLGILIPPSITMVVYAVQANVSIIQVFLAGFLPGLLVMVLYSGYIAIWSLANPKRTPPADPPMSLRRRIAESLNLIPCLLLIVFVFLSLLMGWATATECAAWGVLGSLAIAWWQGALSWESFWASVMGATRVNCMILLILAGASYMGTSMAYTGIPLALATWVNSLQLSPYALIAALTVMYIVLGTALDGISMIVLTTAIVIPMVKQASFDLVWFGIFLVLVVEMAEVSPPVGFNLFVLQTMSGKDSNTVAKAALPFFFLLVLAVAIITVFPAIVMVLPRIAFPG; this is translated from the coding sequence ATGGAGCTTCTCTCCATAGCCGCGATCCTGCTTGGATTTCTTGCGCTGCTGCTCGGGGCCGGCGTCTGGATCGCCGTCGCCTTGATGGCGACGGGATGGGCCGGCATGCAATTCGCCGGCGGCGGCATTCCGGCGGGCAGCGTGCTGGCGACAACGGTGTGGGGCAACAGCGCGTCTTGGTCGCTGGCGGCCTTGCCACTCTTCATCTGGATGGGCGAAATTCTGTTCCGCACGCGGCTGTCGGAGGAAATGTTTCGCGGATTTGCGCCCTGGCTGAACTGGCTGCCGGGCCGGCTCATGCATGTCAATGTGCTCGCCTGTGGCGTATTCGGTTCGGTGTCGGGATCATCAGCCGCGACCTGCGCCACGGTTGCCAAGATTGCCCTGCCGGAGTTGAAGAAGCGCGGCTACGACGAAGACTTAAGTCTGGGTTCTCTCGCGGGTGCGGGCACGCTCGGCATTCTCATCCCGCCGTCGATCACCATGGTGGTCTACGCCGTGCAGGCGAACGTCTCCATCATTCAGGTTTTCCTCGCCGGATTTCTGCCGGGCCTGCTGGTGATGGTGCTCTATTCCGGCTACATCGCGATCTGGTCGCTCGCCAATCCAAAGCGCACGCCGCCGGCCGATCCGCCGATGAGCCTGCGCAGGCGCATTGCAGAGTCGCTCAATCTCATTCCTTGTCTGCTGCTGATCGTTTTCGTCTTTCTGTCGTTGCTGATGGGCTGGGCGACGGCGACGGAATGCGCAGCCTGGGGCGTACTGGGCTCGCTCGCAATCGCATGGTGGCAAGGCGCGCTGAGCTGGGAATCCTTCTGGGCGAGCGTCATGGGCGCGACGCGGGTCAATTGCATGATCCTCCTGATCCTGGCGGGCGCCTCCTACATGGGCACGTCGATGGCCTATACCGGCATCCCGCTGGCGCTCGCGACCTGGGTGAACAGCCTGCAGCTCAGTCCCTATGCGCTGATCGCGGCGCTGACCGTGATGTACATCGTGCTCGGCACGGCACTCGACGGCATTTCCATGATCGTGCTGACCACGGCCATCGTCATTCCGATGGTGAAGCAGGCCAGCTTCGATCTTGTCTGGTTCGGCATTTTCCTGGTGCTGGTGGTGGAAATGGCGGAAGTCTCTCCGCCCGTCGGCTTCAATCTGTTCGTCCTGCAGACCATGAGCGGCAAGGATTCCAACACGGTCGCCAAGGCGGCCCTGCCGTTCTTCTTTTTGCTCGTTCTGGCGGTTGCCATCATCACGGTCTTTCCTGCTATCGTGATGGTGCTGCCGCGGATCGCGTTCCCTGGCTAG